One Ahaetulla prasina isolate Xishuangbanna chromosome 1, ASM2864084v1, whole genome shotgun sequence DNA window includes the following coding sequences:
- the TMEM120A gene encoding ion channel TACAN isoform X2, producing MDRRPSVADCLRDWGELQDGFQLAQETHKQYRQKLEDLTKLQGSISSSISRQKKQLKELSLTLKKCKSLPDQEQDEDALEELQNMIKERQDVFFEMESYLPKKNGLYLSLVLGNVNVTLLSKQAKFAYKDEYEKFKLYLTIILLIISFTCRFLLNSRVTDAVFNFLLVWYYCTLTIRESILINNGSKIKGWWVLHHYISTFLSGVMLTWPDGLMYQKFRNQFLTFSMYQSFVQFLQYYYQSGCLYRLRALGERHTMDLTVEGFQSWMWRGLTFLLPFLFFGQFWQLFNAVTLFQLASHPECKEWQVLMCALPFLTLFTGNFFTTLRVVHQKFQNKTKKE from the exons ATGGACCGCCGGCCCTCGGTCGCCGACTGCCTCCGGGACTGGGGGGAGCTGCAGGACGGCTTCCAGCTCGCGCAG GAAACTCACAAGCAATACAGACAGAAGCTGGAAGATCTGACAAAGCTCCAAGGTAGCATCTCCAGCTCCATTTCACGACAGAAAAAGCAACTGAAGGAACTCTCTCTGACTCTTAAGAA GTGCAAATCTCTTCCTGACCAAGAACAGGATGAGGATGCTCTTGAAGAACTCCAAAACATGATCAAAGAGAGACAGGATGTCTTTTTTGAAATGGAATCATACTTGCCAAAAAAGAACGG GTTATACCTGAGTCTTGTGCTGGGAAATGTGAATGTCACGCTGCTGAGCAAGCAAGCCAA GTTTGCATATAAGGATGAGTACGAGAAGTTCAAGCTTTACCTCACCATCATTTTGCTCATCATTTCCTTCACCTGCCGCTTCCTCCTTAACTCCAG GGTAACAGATGCTGTCTTCAATTTTCTCCTGGTCTGGTATTACTGCACGCTGACGATTCGAGAGAGCATCTTGATCAACAATGGTTCTAA gattaaaggctggtgggtacttcatcactacATCTCCACCTTCCTCTCAGGTGTCATGCTGACTTG GCCAGATGGCCTCATGTACCAGAAGTTCAGAAACCAGTTCCTCACATTCTCCATGTATCAGA GCTTTGTCCAGTTTCTTCAATATTACTACCAGAGTGGTTGTCTGTACCGGTTGAGAGCTTTGGGTGAACGACACACCATGGATCTCACTGTGG AGGGTTTCCAGTCCTGGATGTGGAGAGGCCTCACTTTCCTGCTTCCGTTCCTCTTCTTCGGCCAA tTCTGGCAACTGTTCAATGCCGTCACACTCTTCCAACTGGCCAGCCATCCAGAATGCAAAGAATGGCAG GTCCTGATGTGCGCCCTCCCCTTCCTCACCCTCTTTACTGGAAACTTCTTCACCACATTGCGAGTTGTTCATCAGAAATTCCAGAATAAGACCAAGAAGGAATGA
- the TMEM120A gene encoding ion channel TACAN isoform X4 codes for MDRRPSVADCLRDWGELQDGFQLAQETHKQYRQKLEDLTKLQGSISSSISRQKKQLKELSLTLKKCKSLPDQEQDEDALEELQNMIKERQDVFFEMESYLPKKNGLYLSLVLGNVNVTLLSKQAKFAYKDEYEKFKLYLTIILIIISFTCRFLLNSRVTDAVFNFLLVWYYCTLTIRESILINNGSKIKGWWVLHHYISTFLSGVMLTWPDGLMYQKFRNQFLTFSMYQSFVQFLQYYYQSGCLYRLRALGERHTMDLTVEGFQSWMWRGLTFLLPFLFFGQFWQLFNAVTLFQLASHPECKEWQVLMCALPFLTLFTGNFFTTLRVVHQKFQNKTKKE; via the exons ATGGACCGCCGGCCCTCGGTCGCCGACTGCCTCCGGGACTGGGGGGAGCTGCAGGACGGCTTCCAGCTCGCGCAG GAAACTCACAAGCAATACAGACAGAAGCTGGAAGATCTGACAAAGCTCCAAGGTAGCATCTCCAGCTCCATTTCACGACAGAAAAAGCAACTGAAGGAACTCTCTCTGACTCTTAAGAA GTGCAAATCTCTTCCTGACCAAGAACAGGATGAGGATGCTCTTGAAGAACTCCAAAACATGATCAAAGAGAGACAGGATGTCTTTTTTGAAATGGAATCATACTTGCCAAAAAAGAACGG GTTATACCTGAGTCTTGTGCTGGGAAATGTGAATGTCACGCTGCTGAGCAAGCAAGCCAA GTTTGCATATAAGGATGAGTACGAGAAGTTCAAGCTTTACCTCACCATCATTTTGATCATCATCTCCTTCACCTGCCGCTTCCTCCTTAACTCCAG GGTAACAGATGCTGTCTTCAATTTTCTCCTGGTCTGGTATTACTGCACGCTGACGATTCGAGAGAGCATCTTGATCAACAATGGTTCTAA gattaaaggctggtgggtacttcatcactacATCTCCACCTTCCTCTCAGGTGTCATGCTGACTTG GCCAGATGGCCTCATGTACCAGAAGTTCAGAAACCAGTTCCTCACATTCTCCATGTATCAGA GCTTTGTCCAGTTTCTTCAATATTACTACCAGAGTGGTTGTCTGTACCGGTTGAGAGCTTTGGGTGAACGACACACCATGGATCTCACTGTGG AGGGTTTCCAGTCCTGGATGTGGAGAGGCCTCACTTTCCTGCTTCCGTTCCTCTTCTTCGGCCAA tTCTGGCAACTGTTCAATGCCGTCACACTCTTCCAACTGGCCAGCCATCCAGAATGCAAAGAATGGCAG GTCCTGATGTGCGCCCTCCCCTTCCTCACCCTCTTTACTGGAAACTTCTTCACCACATTGCGAGTTGTTCATCAGAAATTCCAGAATAAGACCAAGAAGGAATGA
- the TMEM120A gene encoding ion channel TACAN isoform X3, whose translation MDRRPSVADCLRDWGELQDGFQLAQETHKQYRQKLEDLTKLQGSISSSISRQKKQLKELSLTLKKCKSLPDQEQDEDALEELQNMIKERQDVFFEMESYLPKKNGLYLSLVLGNVNVTLLSKQAKFAYKDEYEKFKLYLTIILLIISFTCRFLLNSRVTDAVFNFLLVWYYCTLTIRESILINNGSKIKGWWVLHHYISTFLSGVMLTWPDGLMYQKFRNQFLTFSMYQSFVQFLQYYYQSGCLYRLRALGERHTMDLTVEGFQSWMWRGLTFLLPFLFFGQVSVSSLLSALSSV comes from the exons ATGGACCGCCGGCCCTCGGTCGCCGACTGCCTCCGGGACTGGGGGGAGCTGCAGGACGGCTTCCAGCTCGCGCAG GAAACTCACAAGCAATACAGACAGAAGCTGGAAGATCTGACAAAGCTCCAAGGTAGCATCTCCAGCTCCATTTCACGACAGAAAAAGCAACTGAAGGAACTCTCTCTGACTCTTAAGAA GTGCAAATCTCTTCCTGACCAAGAACAGGATGAGGATGCTCTTGAAGAACTCCAAAACATGATCAAAGAGAGACAGGATGTCTTTTTTGAAATGGAATCATACTTGCCAAAAAAGAACGG GTTATACCTGAGTCTTGTGCTGGGAAATGTGAATGTCACGCTGCTGAGCAAGCAAGCCAA GTTTGCATATAAGGATGAGTACGAGAAGTTCAAGCTTTACCTCACCATCATTTTGCTCATCATTTCCTTCACCTGCCGCTTCCTCCTTAACTCCAG GGTAACAGATGCTGTCTTCAATTTTCTCCTGGTCTGGTATTACTGCACGCTGACGATTCGAGAGAGCATCTTGATCAACAATGGTTCTAA gattaaaggctggtgggtacttcatcactacATCTCCACCTTCCTCTCAGGTGTCATGCTGACTTG GCCAGATGGCCTCATGTACCAGAAGTTCAGAAACCAGTTCCTCACATTCTCCATGTATCAGA GCTTTGTCCAGTTTCTTCAATATTACTACCAGAGTGGTTGTCTGTACCGGTTGAGAGCTTTGGGTGAACGACACACCATGGATCTCACTGTGG AGGGTTTCCAGTCCTGGATGTGGAGAGGCCTCACTTTCCTGCTTCCGTTCCTCTTCTTCGGCCAAGTAAGTGTGTCATCACTTCTTTCGGCATTATCTTCAGTCTAG